The Cucumis melo cultivar AY chromosome 9, USDA_Cmelo_AY_1.0, whole genome shotgun sequence genome includes the window TTGTTAAGAAATGACTGGTGGATTTTTCAGGGTGCTGGATCCTTCGAAGTTGCTGCAAGACAATATCTGGTTAATGAAGTGAAGAAAACTGTTCAAGGAGTAAGTTTCCCTGGAAGCGTTGTCCAGTACCCTCTCACATTTTTCTGATTTACTTAATCTTATTGACCTTATCAACCTTTATTACAGCGTGCGCAACTTGGCGTTGAAGCTTTTGCTGATGCCCTTCTTGTGGTTCCCAAAACACTTGCTGAGAACTCCGGACTCGACACACAGGATGTGCTCATTGCACTTAAGGTATAGTCCCTTAACTCCCACTTTACTTGTCTGATAATTCTACCATTTCCTCCCATAAGAGGTAGTTAAAATTATTCTGAACTCATTCTTTCCATTTAAAATCAGGGGGCGCACGACCGGGGCAACATTGTAGGGCTAAGTCAGCATACAGGAGAACCAATTGACCCCCAAATGGAGGGTATCTTTGACAACTACTCAGTGAAACGCCAAATTATCAATTCTGGGTACATGGCACACCTTTTTATACAACCCCATTTAACCTTTTCCCCGTTCTTGGAAAAGTTCTCGCGCTTTTGATCATTAACAAATGTCTTATAGAAGTTGCCATACTTATAACTTTCTAGTATTTGCTATTAAATGGCCATATTTTTGGGTTGCTGATTTGGTTACCCTCGACTCTTTGCAGGCCTGTAATTGCATCGCAGTTGCTATTGGTTGACGAGGTAATTCGTGCTGGCCGCAATATGCGAAAACCTACTTAGGCACCGCCCAAATGTAATTTTTagctgttttttttttgtgatctGCTGGAGTGAGTTTTGAGCTACTTTCTTGTGTAAGATATACTGTTTGAGTTGTTGGGAAGCCTTTGCCCCCATTACTGtagaactttttctttttatccttttttgttctcagaaatggaaaagaaaaaaaaaatagagaaaccCCCCTTTCCCTATTTTTTTTGGAGGTATTTATAAACAATTAGGTAGTTATTTCTTAcgtttattttttgtttacatGGTGATTTGAGTGAAATGGGGAGTTTTGTGCAATTTCTTGGAATTATGCTTATTACTTTTTGGTGCACACCTTTTCCCTTATGGCTCTCAAGATATTCTTTACCACAGTTTATTCGAATGGAACCACATCTTTGTGTAAGATGGTCAATCACAGAACTCAtagtaaaattaaaataaaagccTTACCATTAGTTTCACCTATTCATGTTAATGTTTACTAACGGGACATTtgtaattaaagaaaaaataaatggaATCTGAATGTTTTTCAAGGATGAAAAAATCGAATGGATGTATAACACGAGTGGGACGCAGGCTACTTTTGCTAGATGAACTTTTTCCATTTAGATTATCTATAGAAAAAATGTTTTCAAGAATACATTTTCTTTTgaacatttttttcaaaatgaattcaaaattttaactcTCCCATTTTTTGTTAGATTTTTTAGTGTTTGTATgcataattttatttaaaaacttattttttcaaaatttggttgaattttctttaaaatggattattttcaatcttattttttaaaaatccgTTTTGAGAAGTTATCAAATACcttaaatttttcaaaaactttttttgtttcaaatttaaagaataaaaaaatgaagTCATATTATAGGGAACCAATGTCAACATTTTGAAGTTTGACGATGGatgcaaaataaaaaataatggcCGAATTTTACATGTACCCCTACGAGAGTAGAGGATAAGATAACTGTACTGGTCCAATCTCTATGTTAACAAATATTGAATTTGATAAACTAGagattgaaaattttcaaacatttgGAGATCAAAAGACAATTGTCAATAACAGAATTTAAACTTCATATTATTCGCCATTCTTCTTTTACACTCCAAGCAAGTCAAGGACGCCGAAGTCCGTAAATCAGATTATGGCTTTCTCTAGTCTAACAACTAGGATCCTAAATGGCAAATGGAAGGAAACTTTAGCATTCGGCAAAAATTATATTGAAGACAACTCGTTCCTTGTAAAGATATGCCTGCAAAAATGGTAAAGATTATGATTTAACGTAGAAGAATAGCATTGGATTTTATACATGAAGAGATCAAAGATCATTCTTATGCCAAAAAACCAGAATTTCTTTGCTTGTTCAGAtcacaaaatgaaaaaagcctCAACTTTCGTCCAAGTCTTACTAATATCAATACTTCAGTGACAATCATCTGATAGTGCGCCTGAGACTGATACATAACATTAATCTTCAGTTCTCATTGGGTAATGTTATACTCTTTCTCAAGGCTTCCCATCATGTTGAAGTGCATATTCCCGCTTCATCTCGTCCAACACGGAGTCGTTAGTGCTGGAAAACGAAACAAGAACAGATGTTCAATTAGGATATAAAGCTATCAATTGATGAAGAATGCTCTGCATTGTCATGAAAATTTGAATCTATACTTGTCCTATCTAATTCAAAGTACAATATGTGTAACATTGCTATCATTAGATACATTGTGTGTTAACTAAATTGGGTGTTATATTTCAATGAACTCTGGTTAGGATCGTGATAAAACCTTTTTCTTAATATCCGGAATATCTGAACCAGCTTACACGCACCTCAACTAATCTCACAGGTCAACTTACCTCACCTTTCAATATTTGGGTGTCAAGGAAActcgtaggaaattaattcctaaatAGTTGACTATCATAGATTGAACCCATGACCTTAGTTATTATTGAGACTATGCCTCATTTTTTTCTACTAGGCCAACTCATGATGGTTATTTTTCtctaatggaaaaaaaattagagaacCAAGGGCTCTAATTTCCTATCTTCTTCCTCTCCATTAAAATGGAACTAGGGAAGGCCAgtttcagaatgaaaactttTCTTTAGAATGCATCAGAAAGTTAGCAGTTTGGTCGAATCATTATTAACTATTAAATAGCAATACAAAATTGATCATATAATATCCTTAACCCTATCTATTCAGTTAAATATAAGCTTTTCTCAAAGAGCACTACCGTTTGGTTCTATATAATAGGGTATGAATTCTCCAATCAAATCATCAATATTGATCAAACCACTTTATATTTGTGGTGTTAGGTACTACTCTGACTCATAACCTGCCGTAAATCCCACCTCAAAACTCTATTCACGATCCTCTCACATAAGTTATGGTCAACGCTAGGTTCTTCCTTTTGATACCGAGTCCACTAGGTTGCACTCACTCAAGTTACTAAAATGAGCACCATCTCGCCCATAGTTGGCTCAACCAGATGCTCATTCTCCCAACAGACTCTTGATCATGCCCGTTGTATGTACATGCATTCTTTTTACTCTGTGCACCAATAGCCAGCTTGAGCTTAGGGGCAGTTTGGTGCCCCAACTAGAAGTTGGTGGACATTCCATGTTTGGTGCACTAAGTATAATAGTGGGATGTAAAATTTATAACCTACAACTAAGTATAGTAAATACTATTCCAAAACCCTCTTTGGTACACTATTTACCATTTGTCAtccaccttttcttttcttttttgctaaACTGTTTGCTATTTACAACCTGAACAAAAATAGTTTAAAcctcaaacacaaactattataacccaTAAGAAATAGTTTGCACCCCAAATATTAACTATTATTATCCACTGGCTATAATAACCGACTCAACGCTCTAAACGCCCCCTTAGTGTTTTTATCTTGCCTCTACTCAAGAACTGAACTGACTCTTAATCAGAATCAATAATCTTCGGGGTTTACAGAACCAATACAGGGTTCTTTACATAAAAGCCCAAAAGAAATAACAACCCAACTGACCTTcaaacaataaaattaaatatagttcAGAAAGCAAAGATAACTAACAATCCTAACAAGGACAAGACCATTGCATTGTGGATGCACTATTGCTTGGTGCACTTGATAAATTATAACACCCAAGATGACTCTTATTTCTCTTGCTAGGACAAGGCCATTACTAGCTGATAACTGCCGCATAAGACTGCCCCACCTAGATCATGTATATATAACCGCTGCCATTTGGTTGTAGGCATATATCTATAACCAAACAACGAACCCTTACATTTTTGTAAAAGCTTGCTTGAACATCCATCTCGTGGTACAGCATCACTTAATGCTCCTGTTGAGCCATAGATATTATTGATTTCAGGGCTATACCCTCTAATTAAACTCTTCGTCCTTAAGAAAAAGCACAATGCATGCGAACTGACATTAACGAAAAGATTTTTGCTACCATTAAAAATCATTATGCCGACTCGCCCACTCTATAGGTGATTTGTGGCCTGCAGGTGATGAAGAATCACATCCCCAACCCCACTCGAAATATATTCTAAGAAAAaacctttttcatttttatgaaaattttaacCATCATGACTTGCTCCGCGCTAAATAGGGGGCATGATCTTGATAAAGGGCAAAAAGGTTACGAAATCAATCAACAATGATCATCCACCTAGGATTTAATATTCAACGACTTTTCTACCCACATATTGTTGTAGAGGCAGGTGAGTTGTTCCTTGAGATTGGTAATTGAGGTGTGTTCAAGTTGACCCAAATGCTCATgaatatcaagaaaaaaaaaaaatccatgaaCATGGAAGGCGGTAAGTACTAAGTAGTTATTCATCTCCATAAGAGTCGCATGTTGGGCCATATGACTACTGCTCTTGACTTACGATCCATACTAGGCATACTAGGCATTTCAGTGCCACCAAAATTTCTCTGAACTCAAACTCAATCCTTTGAAATTACGATCCATACTAGGCATTTCACAAATCATACCGGCACCTAAAGTTGCTACCACTGAAACGCTCAATTAACAGGCTATACAAACAGTGTGTCTTATCAATTAAACTAAACATGATGATAATGCGCATTGTTATGAACAGAAGAGAAGCCAATCTGAACAAAACGCAGCTGAAATTTCACACAACCACCGaaaagcaaaacaaaacaatCAGAAACTCACTATAAGTGAAGACAATTGTTCAATTCTTTAGCTTGATTACGACACTTGAAAATGACAGATAACGTTCTGCCATAAGCGCATTCAGCATATTTCGAAGCGTAATGATCGCACTCCTTCAACGCTTTCTGCTTCATTTTGCTGCGTAAAGCTGgaaatgaacaaaaaaagaaaaaaaaaaccattagCAGATTTCCAAAAGGCTTCTACGCCACTTGCAGATATACTAAACTCATAAATTTAAGTGACCCATCAACAAAAAGAGCAAGAATTGATAATACCTTCCTCTACTTTCTTCTTCACATGATTTTCTCGAGCTTCCTGAATGTAACCCATGAATTAGCAGTCAAATCCCCTTGATTTCGTCGGAAGTAGGACGTTCGAAGCCAACTCCGGAGTCTCAATTCCGATTCCCCAGttcacttttattttatttatttatttacttccGTTGAAAACTTAAAACCCAAAACCCTAACTTTAATGAACCGTTTTTTAGGGTTATAtacattttttctcttttaggtTAAAGTTTGTGAGATTGATGTCTATTTGGTCTTAAAGTTTTAAAAGATTCTCTTTAGTTTCGAAAGTTTTGAAAATCATTCTAAATTACCCTcaaattttcctttttagtATAACTATGGAATGTGATCAAACATTCAATAGCAGAAGACGAAAGGGATATCAATTGAACGAAGCTCATTTTGACAGCTAGTATGAGGTTCATCTTGACAACGGGTATGAGTGATATTTGATTGACTAAGCTAATGATGGTGTAACTTAAAATTACACCTCAATAATCGATTTTAAGTTCTGTCACAAGTAGAGAATTGAGATTCAATTGGTCTATATTTCTTCTTTGATGACAAAGTTTGGACAAGAAGACTCACTCGATATTCACATGCTTTCTATACAATAGGGATGGGAGATTCAACCACATATCTCTCGGTAACTAATACATTCATATGTCAATTGAGTTATACTCACTCTAATCCAAGTAAACATAAGCAACACATGCGATGCAACAATGAAAATTCTAGTGTTACTAATAAAAGAAACACAATTTGATGACCGTGTGTAATATTGTACTATTTTAATAACCCTTGTATTAGACTCTCACTTAACAtattgtaaaaataaaattaccaGTTTTATTATCAAAGAGAGTGTTCAATCAGAAACATCTGTCATCATTATAAACTCTCATTGTTTGACAAAAAAATATGCAGGTCTCACGACTAGACAATTAATTCGATTTTATAGCTTAGGACCGTTTGACGCAAAGATTATCTAGGACTAAAATAACAATCTTTTGCTAAAGTAACTAtttgaaaatatctaattaactATGATAAACACTATTTTAAAACTCCTAATTTGCTACCATTTTTACTATTTCTCtatcaaattaaaatagtcTGCATactaaacacatattattattatctaaactaaaataatcaatatttcaaatacaaactattttaattatacTGTAATAATATAGAAGTATAATATCTCATTCCTTATTGAAAAAAACATGGGTCTAGAGTTCCAAACTCTTTAAACAACCCtaaatattttatgaaaattCCCGCCATTTTCTTTACTAAGTTGGAGATGATAGAGCTGACCTAATTGTCTGATTCTCTTTTTGATTGCCTTTCACTTTCAATCACCTTTttgcttttttcattttcatctttatCTGTTTTTCACAAAGGTTTTTCATCTTTATTTTATTAGCATTTCTTGATCATAAGCAGATCATTATACTCGGATTTGTTTAGCTCAAATTCCTAATTTAGCACGCCACCCACTGCTGGAGGCTTCTT containing:
- the LOC103498594 gene encoding uncharacterized protein LOC103498594: MGYIQEARENHVKKKVEEALRSKMKQKALKECDHYASKYAECAYGRTLSVIFKCRNQAKELNNCLHLYTNDSVLDEMKREYALQHDGKP